The DNA region GGTTATTATTCTGGGTTTTATTGGACTATTAACTGCCAGCATACTTCGGAGTTTCCAGGGTACTCTTGAAAGGCTAATAATCCTGGCATTTTATATGCCGCTTTTAACCTCAGCAGGGGGTAATACAGGTTCTCAGTCTGCTACAGTTGTTATTAGAGCTATGGCATTGAATAAGTTATATCCAGGGGATATTGTTAAAGTGATAAGGAAGGAATTCCTTATAAGCACAATGCTTTGCATATGTCTGGGTTTATTAACATACCTTAGGGTAGTAATGTTCCCCGGTAGCCAGAACATGGTTTCAGAATTTAGCCTTAAAAGCATTGCCTTTCTAGTATCGCTTTCTCTGTCCATTCAGGTGATATGGTCCACAATTTTTGGAGCGGTTATACCCATGATAGCAACAAAGATAAAGTTAGACCCTGTTGTAATTTCCAGCCCCGCATTGACAACTCTTGTGGATATGGGAGGGATTGCAATATATTTTACTACCGCAAAGTTGATACTTGGGATTTGAACTCAAGAAGTATTAAGACATATTGATTATTTGTGATATCTGTTGAAGTTTAGTATTTCATAATCAATGTAAATGTTATTTATTACAACTGAGAGAGAATATCTAAGGCTATTCTCTTATATTTTCCATCAATATCACCACTTATGACCTTTTGTATATTCTCTCTGCATTTTTCAATGTCATTTAATTGATAATATGTGATAGCAATGTTTAATAGAGCTGCAAACTTGATATAGTTAAACTTTGCAAGATTGATGTTATTTACATAAGAGAATCGAGTTATGGCTTCTCTATATTTACCAATTAAAAATAAATTTTTACCGATGTAGTAATTTGCAATCCCATTTATTATACTGTTTGTGGAATTGCTATTTATACACTCCTGAAATGTTTCAATGGATAGATCATTCAATCTGTCTTTATAGGCTATATAGCTCGCGTATAAGAGATTCTTATTATTTATAGTATTGTCATCTAATAATTCATTCCAGAACGATCTATCCTCCTCAATTAGGGAGAAGATCTTCTTTTGAGGATAGGCATGCGTGGTCCCTAGTATAGAAAGAATTATAAGGGAAAATAAAAACAGCAATATTCCTTTTTTCATAATTAAATCCTAAGGCAATTTGGAACCATGTTTTATTTGCGGTGTTAGTATAAGAATATCTTTTAGATTATTCTTTCCTAATAGATTAAAAATGGCAAAAATCATCTATAAATCATATATAAATCATAATTGATTTTGGAAAACATCCTTTTTAACTATGTATTCTACGTATAGATTACTATTATTAGATAGATTAGTCAAATAATAATTCACCCCTGTGTTATATACTAAAGATGAAAGCCTTTTTCCCCTCAGGATTAAACTTTTGTTATTACCTTTTCAATAACTACTCTTCTAAATCTAAGCAAAGTCATCTATCGTTACTCAGGATTTTGTCAAGTTTATTTCTAAGACCTACTCATATGCTTATTCGGGATATCTATGATAATCTCTATTCGCCAATTACCTTTACTAATACCCTTTTTGGCCTCTTTCCATCGAACTCACCATAAAAGATCTGCTCCCAAGGACCAAAATCAAGGTTCCCATTTGTAACTGCAATTATCACTTCTCGTCCCATGATGGTTCTCTTCAAATGAGCATCTCCATTATCTTCTCCGGTATTATTATGTTTGTACTGATCTATTGGCTTATGAGGAGCTAGCTTCTCTAGGAAATCATCGAAATCCTGAATGAGTCCGCCTTCAGCATCGTTAATAAATACAGAGGCAGTAATATGCATCGCATTTACCAAGCAGAGACCCTCTTTGATTCCTGTTTCCCTAACAAAATCCCTTACTGTATTAGTAATATTTATGTAATCACGTCTTGCCTTTGTTGTAAATGTCAGATATTTTGTATATGACTTCATCTGCTTCCTCCTGACTTTGGTAGTTTAGGTAATATTATCCGCTATGTCAGCTAGTTAAGAAGGTAAGCGGCTTCATCGTAAAAGGGCTTACGGATCAAGTCGACCAAATTAACAAGATTTCAAAAATGGGCTAAGATTTATTTTTTTACTATCACCCTTTTATCATATATATCGGAAAGAAAAGATAAAAAAAAAGATAATGAGAATAATTATATTGACTATTTCTTTAATTTTATTTATAAATTCCATTTCATTAGAGCCATTATCCAGGACTTTCTTTATTATGGATAATCCGACTATGATTATAAATGAGATATTAAGATCATTACTGCCGTTAATCGTTTTAAATGGATTTGTAATCTTACTGCTTGTTGTATTTTCATTTATCTACCCGCGAAGGGCTAAGGACCCTATTGTTCTTGAAAGAATGCATAAATCCTTTTTAGGAGTTTTCCTAAGGGAATTCTGGTATTGGGTAACCCTTCCATTTATTTCAATTTTTCGGATATTAAAGCTGACTCCCAACATGATAACCGGGATATCGCTTGTATTTGCTCTTATTTCAGGATACTATTATTATAGAGGAAATTTCGCCTTTGCTGGGTGGATACTTA from Spirochaetota bacterium includes:
- a CDS encoding secondary thiamine-phosphate synthase enzyme YjbQ is translated as MKSYTKYLTFTTKARRDYINITNTVRDFVRETGIKEGLCLVNAMHITASVFINDAEGGLIQDFDDFLEKLAPHKPIDQYKHNNTGEDNGDAHLKRTIMGREVIIAVTNGNLDFGPWEQIFYGEFDGKRPKRVLVKVIGE
- a CDS encoding magnesium transporter, translated to VIILGFIGLLTASILRSFQGTLERLIILAFYMPLLTSAGGNTGSQSATVVIRAMALNKLYPGDIVKVIRKEFLISTMLCICLGLLTYLRVVMFPGSQNMVSEFSLKSIAFLVSLSLSIQVIWSTIFGAVIPMIATKIKLDPVVISSPALTTLVDMGGIAIYFTTAKLILGI